The following are encoded together in the Dyella terrae genome:
- a CDS encoding MraY family glycosyltransferase, translating to MNLVSLAIGMVLAALVIAMVVVRGAIAYAHRRGMMDLPGQRRSHTLPTPRGGGIGVVVAVLLTVPACLLMLPGRLPFAVVAALAISTILVAAVGWWDDHASLPVLPRFGIQLLSAGLLAVALASAGMSWWWVPVLMLAGGWSINLHNFMDGIDGLLAQQVIFIGLGLALIAQAAIQPAMAVACACLAAAAAGFWYFNRPRARIFMGDVGSGTMGLLIFAFTALLWQVDWHLIWPALILSSSFVADSSLTLLNRMVSGRRWYTAHREHLYQWMVRSGFTHATGGGVLSGLEHAGGGTARFPCMGLPDVGSAGVFRHLPDSDHRLDCHEAPVLVARREQGSTCRYVNGSVSFIRERPWYSTTC from the coding sequence ATGAATCTGGTTTCGCTGGCGATAGGGATGGTGCTGGCTGCGTTGGTGATAGCAATGGTGGTCGTTCGGGGCGCCATCGCGTACGCGCATCGACGCGGCATGATGGATTTGCCGGGACAGCGTCGTTCCCACACTCTTCCTACCCCTCGCGGGGGTGGGATTGGCGTCGTCGTTGCCGTGCTGCTGACTGTGCCTGCATGCCTGCTCATGCTCCCGGGACGGCTGCCGTTCGCTGTGGTGGCAGCCTTGGCGATCAGTACGATTCTGGTCGCGGCGGTGGGTTGGTGGGATGACCATGCTTCATTGCCGGTTCTGCCACGGTTCGGTATCCAGTTGCTGTCGGCTGGCCTGCTTGCGGTGGCGTTGGCATCGGCCGGCATGTCCTGGTGGTGGGTGCCCGTGCTGATGCTTGCGGGTGGCTGGAGCATCAATCTGCACAACTTTATGGACGGCATCGACGGCCTGTTGGCCCAGCAGGTGATCTTTATTGGGCTGGGCCTGGCGCTTATAGCGCAGGCGGCCATTCAGCCCGCGATGGCCGTTGCTTGTGCCTGCCTTGCGGCCGCGGCGGCGGGTTTCTGGTATTTCAATCGGCCCAGGGCCCGTATTTTCATGGGGGACGTGGGCAGCGGCACTATGGGGCTGCTGATTTTTGCCTTCACGGCGCTCCTCTGGCAGGTGGACTGGCACCTGATCTGGCCGGCTCTGATCCTCAGTTCATCTTTTGTAGCGGACTCAAGCCTTACGCTTCTCAACCGTATGGTAAGTGGCCGTCGTTGGTACACTGCTCATCGGGAGCATCTGTATCAGTGGATGGTCCGCAGTGGGTTTACGCATGCCACGGGGGGGGGCGTGCTATCTGGGTTGGAACATGCTGGTGGCGGCACCGCTCGCTTTCCTTGCATGGGCTTGCCCGACGTGGGCAGTGCCGGTGTTTTTCGGCACTTACCTGATAGCGACCACCGTTTGGATTGTCATGAAGCGCCAGTGCTTGTGGCGCGTAGGGAACAAGGGTCGACATGTCGCTACGT